GGTCGGGCTTGAAGACTATCTCGATCGCATCAGGGCGCTTCAGGGGCGTGCGGCGCGGCTGCGTCAGAGTTTTGCCCGATGGCAGATCGAGCCGGGGCGCATCGAGCGGGCCTATCGGCGCGCTTTCGATGCCGGTGAGGAAAGTCTTGACGACCTTCTGGCCCAGCGCACGGCCTCACCTGATGAGGCGACGCTGCGGCGTTGCGCCCAGGAGGCTCTCCCCCTCGGTACACCGACCATGCAGGCTATGCTGGGCCGGATGCTGGATGCTCTGTCCCGCACACCGCAGGAACGGGATGCAGAGGACTGGTATGCGGTTTTCGTCACCGGTACCGGTACCCCCCGTGCCGCTAAGGGCTTCGTGCCCGCCGCCATCAACCGGGATCGCCCCCATATCATGGAGGCGTTTACCTGCGAGGCCGAGCGACAGATTGCGCTGGGGCGCCGCATTGCTGTCCAGCGTCTGATCGCGCTCAATCTGGCCCTCTTTGCGCTGGCGGCCCCCACGCTCGAACGCTACGCACAGGACAAGACACTCCGTGGGCTGGTCGATTATGACGATCTGATTGCCAGCACGCGCGATCTGCTGCGCGACCCGGGCGCATCATGGGTGCTCTACAAGCTCGATGGCGGACTTGACCACCTGCTGCTGGACGAAGTGCAGGATACGTCTGCCGCGCAATGGGAAATTGCCACAGCCCTGATCGAGGAATTCTTCGTGGGTGAAAGCGCCCGCGACATGGAAGGGCGGCCCCGAACGGTTTTTGCCGTGGGTGACTTCAAGCAGTCCATCTATGCCTTCCAGGGGGCCGATCCTCAGGGATTGTTCCGTGCGCGCGACCGCTTTCGTGACATGGTCATCGGTGCCGAGCAGGAATGGCGAACGCCCGAAATCGGGGTCTCGTTTCGCTCGGTTGCCCCGGTTCTCGATCTGGTCGATGCCGTCTTTACCAACCCACTCGCCGCAGACGGACTGCGCGAGCCGGGGCGCGATACCCTGCCGCCCCATCGCTCTGCCCGCCCCGGTCAGGGGGGACGCGTCGAGCTGTGGCCTCTGGTGCCGAAGGATGAGAAAGACGGCATCGACGACCCCTGGGCCGCGCCGACAGGCAATGCGGGGCAAAGCCGCGCACCGCAGAAGCTGGCTGATCATCTTGCCCAGTGGATTGCCGCCCAGATTGGCAAACCGCCCCAGCCCGGTCAGACGCCGCTGCGGGCCGGGGAGGTGCTGGTTCTGGTGCCACGTCGCTCATCCTTCCTGCGTGCCCTGATCCGTGCCCTGAAGGGGCAGGGGGTGGAGGTTGCCACATTGGTCGGGGTCGGGCTGACGGACTCACTGGCCGTGCAGGATATGATGGCGCTCTGTCATGCCCTGCTTCTGCCTCAGGACAATCTCACCCTGGCTGCCGTACTGACCTCCCCATTCGGGGGCGTCAGTGACCATTCGCTGATGGATCTGGCGATGGAGCGAGGGGAGATACCGCTCTGGACAGCCCTGCGGGAGCGCCATCGTGAACGTCCGGAATGGCAGAGCGCCTGGGAGCGTCTGTCCGCGCTACAGACCCGAATCGATTTCGCCACGCCCTATCAGATTCTCGCCGACGCGCTGGGCCGTCATGAGGGGCGGGCAAGGGCTCTCGCCCGTCTCGGTCCTGAAGCCGCCGAACCGCTTGATGATCTGCTTTCCGCCGCCTTGCGCTTTGAGGCGCTGCACGCCCCGTCCATGCAGGGCTTTCTGCACTGGCTGGCGTCAAGCAGCCTGACCGTCAAGCGTGAAGCGGAGGCCGAGATCGATGCCGTACGCATCATGACGGTGCATGGCTCCAAGGGGTTGCAGGCCCGTCTGGTGGTGCTGCCCGATATGACTGGTGATGTGCAGGGTGAGAAAAAGCTGCTCTGGACACATCAGAACGGCCTTGATCTGCCAGTCTGGATGCCCGGCAAGGAGCTGGCATCTGATCTGGGTGACAGGCTCAAGGCTGAGGAGAAGGCCGCAGCCCAGGCCGAACGTAATCGACTGCTTTATGTGGCGCTGACACGCGCCAGTGACTGGCTGGTGGTGTGCGGTTGGGAGCCAAGGAAGAAGCCTGCGGAAACGTCATGGTATGCATTATGTGAGGCCGGGTTCCAGTCGCTCGCTGCCGTTCCCGCACCGTTTGAGGGCGGTTGGGAGGGGGAGACCCTGATCATTGAGGCGGCCCCTGCCGAACAGGCCCGTCAGGCCAAAGCGGTCTCACCGGTCGTGCCGGACGCCATGCCGGCCATTTTCGGTCAGGCACCGGAATGGCATGCTTTGGCTGCCCCCCAGGAATCACCTCTGACCCGCCCCCTGGCTCCGAGCCGCCCCGATAATGCGCAGTATGGCGCCGCGCCGCCCGCCCTTTCGCCCCTCAGGCTGGTGGCCGGGCGTGAAAACAGGCGGGCCCGTGCGATCGATCGCGGCACACTGGTTCATCGCCTGCTGCAGTGGTTGCCTGACAGGCCGGAAGCGGAATGGCGGGATCTGGCCCATGCCTGGCTCTCTCATCCGTCGCATGATCTGTTGCCTGACGATGTGACGCGTCTTGTCGGGCAGGTGCTGGCCATACTCACCGACAAGGCGCTTGCGCCGCTTTTCGGCCCGGGCAGTCTTTCGGAGCAGCCGGTTACCGGCGTGGCTTTCGGTCAGGTGGTGCTGGGGCAAGTGGATCGCCTCTGCGTGAGCGACAGTCAGATCATGCTGTGCGATTACAAGACGGGGCAGAACCCGCCTCGGCCCGGTCAGGCGATACCCGCCGCCTATCGACGGCAGATGGAAGCCTATGGCGCGGTGCTGAAGCAGATCTACCCCGATCATGAGCTCGTCATGGCGCTAGTATGGACCGAAGGCCCCACTATCAGCTTCATTCCCCCACACGCCTCATCATGAGGGGGCCGTCCGTGCTGAGGGGGGACAGGGGCTTGGGCAGCCTGATCCTCAGCACGGGAGGGTGATGGATTTCAGACCCGGTTAATGACGGCGCCAGTCATTACGGTGGTTGTCCCGACGATCCCGATTGTTGTCGTGACGGTTGTCGCGACGGTCATAATTGCGGCGATAGCCGGGTCCGCCCCAGCCACGGCCAGTATAATGCGGGCCGACCGAGTAGCCATTGTTCCAGCCCTGACGGTTCCAGCCGCCCGGATAGCCGTAATAATCGCCACCGTAATAATCATCGTAGCCGCAGCCGCTCAGGCCGAGGGTGCAAATGGCCAGAAGAGCAAAACAGGCAGAGCGTTTCTTCATTGGGGAGCTCCCATTTCCAGCATGTCTTTCTGGGCCTCGATGACGCCGAATACGGCACCGGACGGATCGGCCAGGATAGCGACGATGGCGCCATCCCGATCGACATGGGGCGGTACGATGACCTGCCCCCCTAGCGCAGTTGCCCGGTTGGCGGCATCCGCCGTGTCCTGAACCTGGACAAACTGTACCCACCGGGCACGGTCCTTCTGCGTCACACCATCGGGCAGGGTGTTGAGGCTCGCGCGTTCCTTGTCCTGTGAGGCGATGATGTAATGGCTCCCGTTATCGGCTCCAGGTGCTGCCATGACCTTGTAATTGAACAGAAGCTGGTAATATCCCGCCTCCTGTCCGGGGTTCGGGGCCAACAATGTGGCCCAGGACCAGCTGTTGAGCGCAGGGCTTCCGGGCTGGTCGGCGGGATCGCCCGCCAGGGCGCTGAGCGCTGCGTAAATGCCATGCTGCGGGTCGGAAACGATCACCGTCTGGCCAAGACCATCAATCTGGCGCGGCCCGAAAAGCACCTTGCCTCCCTGCTGCCGCGTCACACGTGCCACTGTCGCAGTATCGGAGGTCGAGATGAAAGGCATCCAGAATGGGGTATCGCGGTCAGGATGGCGCAGGGTGTGGGCCACCATCGTACCTATGGGCTGAGTACCTGACAGGATCTCGACCCGCGGCGTCTTGCCATCACCGACGGCACGGAAGCTCCAGCCAAAAAGCCGGGAGTAAAACACCTGTGCCTTGGTCAGATCAGGGGTCACCAGCATCGAGAAGACGATCTTGCCAGGCAGAATCCGGTGGGTCGCCGGGGCGCTGAGCGGGGCGAAGGGCTGGGTTGGTGCTGGCTGCGCCATGGCGGACGGGATAGCGGCAAGGACGCTGGTGCTGCAGAGCATCCCCACCCAGAGCTTTTGAAAAGCAGATTGTTTGGCCAAGAGAAAATCTCCAGTAACGTTATGACGTTATTGGATAAAACGTCTGCCGAAGGTTTGTGTTTCTCCAAATGCTGCGTCTGAGCCTTCACTAGCTCTTGAAGGCTGCGGCCGAACTGCTGATATGTCCCATTCAGGTGGGCCTGTAATGGCTCGCAGCTGTAATGGAGAACAAGATGAGCGAGAACACCGTTGCTGTCAGCGACAGCGGGTTTGACAAGGACGTGCTGCAGGCCGAAGGCCCCGTGCTGGTCGATTTCTGGGCAGAATGGTGCGGCCCCTGCAAGATGATCGCCCCTGCGCTCGACGAGATCGGTGGTGAGTACAAGGGCCGTCTGACGGTTGCCAAGATCAACATCGACGAGAACCCTGAGGCCCCGACGCGCTTTGGCGTTCGCAGCATCCCGACGCTCATGGTCTTCAAGAATGGTGAAGTTGTCGCCCAGAAGACCGGCGCCCTGCCCAAGAGCGCCCTGAAGGCCTGGGTGGATTCCGCCCTCTGAAACGTCCCGCCCTTTCCGGGGAGCCGAACCGGCTTTGTGGAAGGGGCGGTCGGTAAGGCGGGCACAGCAGCCCGTTCTGGCGCAGACGCGACCGGTTCAGGCCGCGTTGAGTGTCTGTCCTGACCAGTCACTCAGCCTGATATTGGCTGAGTGCACAGCCTGACGAAGCTCTGGGCTCACAAGGGCATCGAACTCGCCGCTCTGGTCGTAATCCGGCATGAGGCTGTGCAGCAGGTCATTCTGGCTCAGGGCCGGATGAAAATAGAGTTCTGACAGTCCCTCGGGCAGATGCGGGATCAGCCCCGCCACGCGCCCGGCGCGCATCTGTCCGCTCCATGCCAGTCCGAAGCAATGATCGTTGGTGGTCATTCCGGCGTGGGCAATCTGATGGCGCAAGACATTGCACCAGCGTCGCAGGGCCGCAGCACCCAGTGAATCGAAATATGTTTCTGCCGCTGCCAGTGGCGCCGGAGGCTCGCAGGGTGTCCGGACATGGCGAAGGCCGTAATGCTGCCCGGTCTCGATCAGAAGCCGCCCCACGGTCGGATGCAGATGCATGTGCTTGTGGGCATTGGCATGATCGAGGGTGAGCCCTGACGCCAGAAAAGCCCGAAACTGGGCCTCGATCTCGCGCGACAGCGCCCTGCGCGCGGCAGGACGGAAGAAATAGGAGACGCCAAGGCCGAGCTGGCTCGTGCCGAAACGGTCATCAGGGGTGGCGATGGCCGGTATGGTGGCACCGGGCAGGGCGGTATCGCCCTCGATCACCACCAGATGCAGCCCGACCCGCAGATTGGGCAAGCGCCTGGCCCGGCGCACGGCATCCATACTGGCCGGGCCGGAAACCATGAGGCTGGCCGTCGAGAGCAACCCGTCACGATGGGCGATCTCGATGGCCTCGTTGACCTCTTCACTCAGGCCGAAATCATCGGCCGAGATAATCAGACGACGCATGGGAGTAAACGACGCCTGAGTGATCAGGCGGCGTTGCGGCCCTTGAGGAACTGGAAGAACTCCACGCCTTCACGGAGGCGACGCTTCATCATCTGCGGGCTGCGGACCATCTCGTTGACGATCGAGGCGATCTTCGGCGCGCGGAAGTAGAACTTGCGATAGAATTCCTCAACCGAGTTGAAGATCTCGGTGTGCGACAGATGCGGGTAGTGCAGCGGGGCAATCTGCACGCCATTCTCGTCGATCAGTTCGGCTTCAGCTTCGTTGAACCAGCCATTCTCGGTGGCCTGCTTGTGCAGTGCGGTGCCGGGATAGGGGGCTGCCAGCGAAACCTGCAGCGTGTGCGGGTTGATCTCGCGGGCGAACTGGATGGTTTCCTGAATGGTCTCCTTCGTCTCGCCAGGCAGGCCGACGATGAAGGTGCCGTGGATCTTGATGCCCAGCTTGTGGCAGTTCTTGGTGAACTCGCGCGCCACTTCAACGCGCATACCCTTCTTGATGTTGTGAAGGATCTGCTGGTTGCCGCTTTCATAGCCGACCAGAAGCAGGCGAAGCCCGTTTTCCTTCATGATCTTGAGCGTTTCATAGGGCACGTTCGCCTTGGCGTTGCACGACCAGGTGACGCCAAGCTTGCCCATTTCACGCGCAATGGCCTCTGCACGGGGCAGGTCATCGGTGAAGGTGTCGTCATCGAACATGAACTCCTTCACCTGCGGGAAATACTGCTTGGCAAGGCGGATTTCGGCAGCCACGTGCTCGGGGCTGCGCGTGCGGTAGCGATGGCCACCCACCGTCTGCGGCCACAGGCAGAAGGTGCAGCGCGATTTGCAGCCACGGCCCGTATAGATCGAGATGTACGGGTGCATCAGATACCCGATGAAGTAGTCCTCGATCTTCAGGTCGCGCTTGTAGACTTCCGTCACGAAGGGGAGGGAGTCCATGTCCTCGATCATGGCGCGGTCACGATTGGCGATGATCTCGCCATCCTTGTTGCGCCAGGTGATGCCGTCTACGTCCTTCAGGTCGCGGCCTTCGGCAATTTCCTTGATTGTGAAGTCGAACTCGTTGCGCGCTACGAAATCGATCGGGCTGCCCTTGGCCATCGACTCGTCCGGCTGCACGGCAACCTTGGCACCGACCATGCCGATCATCAGCTTGGGGTTGGCATCTTTAAGCATCTGCGCCACGCGGACGTCGGAAGCGAAAGACGGGGTTGAGGTGTGCATCACCACCAGGTCGCGATTCATCACGTCCTTGAGGATCGGCTCCATGCCCATACCGGCCGGGGGGGCATCGATCAGGCGCGAGCCCTCGACCATGGCAGCAGGCTGGGCCAGCCAGGTCGGGAACCAGAAGGAACGGATTTCGCGCTTGGCCTGATAGCGCGACCCGGCGCCGCCATCGAAACCATCAAAGGAGGGGGGCTGAAGGAACAGCGTGCGCATCATGATGAAGGCTTCCTCGGTAATAACGGTCGGGTCGTAAGATCCCGTGGGAGTGAAAAATCAGAATTGCCTGACGAATGCCCCTGCATATGGGGCGGAAACAGTAAAAAGTCTAATCGCCGGGTTCGACAGGTTGTACGGGTGGGGTCACGGGAACAGTGCGACGTATGTGAAGCGTCTGACCGCGCCATTCCACTTTTTGCCCCCGCGCACTGCCCACCATGATGCTAGCGGAGAGCCATTCACGCAGGGGGAAGAGGGCATAGACAGCCGGGCTTGATTGCCCCACCAGCCGATCAATAAAAAACGCTGTGGCGCTGCGGATCATCCAGACGGCCAGAAAAAACATTTCTGCCCACACCGTGGCCTGAAAACAGGCCAGCGTGACGCTTGCCCAGAACAGGGGAAGCTGGATGGCGGATAATCCATAGCCGACGGGCTCGACATTCTTGACCGTACGGCCCCAACGCAATTCATGATCGATCATGTCGCGTGCCGAGGCTTCGGCCACCGTTGTCCATGTCAGGCATGGAGCAAGCGCGATTTTCTGACCGTGAGCGCGGACAAGCTGGCCAAGAACGGCATCGTCAGCCACATGGTCTGCCAGTGCTTGCAGACCGCCAATGCGATCAAGCGTCGCCCGGGTAAAGGCCATGGTGGCGCCCAGGCAATCCTGTCGTCCCAGAAGGCGCGACATCATGACGCCCGGCATGAAATTATGGTTGATCTGACTGGCGGCAAATTGACGCACTACGCTGCGTGTTGCGGCCAGACCGGCATAGAGTGTGGTGACCAGCCCGATCTTTGGTGCCGAAAGGGTCTGAACGACATCGCGCAGATAACTGCGCTGAACATGAATGTCCGAGTCTGACACGACCAGAATGTCGTGTCTGGCTGCGGGAAACATGTTGATCAGATTGGCAATCTTGCGGTTGGCCCCATGCGTGGTGCCATCAATCACAAGGTCCAGATCAAGGTCAGGGTAATCCTGTTGAAGGCGACGCACGATGGCAATCGCAGGGTCATCACCGCGCTGAACGCCAAAGACGATCTGGTACTGGGCGTAATCCTGTTCGCAAAAGCTGCGCAGCGCTTCCTCAAGCAGCGGCTCGTCCCCGTGGAGGGGCTTGAGCACCGTCACTGGTGCCTGTGCACTTGAGTCGACAGGCGTTTGCTGAAGGATGTTGCGTTCGTTGCGACGAAAGGCCGCGAGCAGCCCGGCGCCGATAACGGATTGGGCGCAGCCCGCCAGGGCGAGACAGGCTGAGGCATAGCCCAGCACGGTAAGAGCGCCGGCCCAGTTCAGGGCGTGGGTCACGCGACACCTCTGCCCCTGACGGGGCTTTTCATCTCGGGTGACCGGCAGCGCATCTCAGTTGTTCATGAACTTTGCGGTTTTGCGATTCAGCAGAGTTACCAAGGCATCGGCACCGCCACGGGCGAGGGTCGAGCTGAAATCGGCACGCTGGGCCGCAACCTGGCTGATGTGACCATTCAGCAGGATATCGACAATGCGATAGCCGCCGCCTGAGGGCATCATGACATAGTTGATGGCTGTGGCCGTATCGGAGCCGTCACCAATGGTGGTGTTGACAAGGGTGCTGCCGCCGCTGGGCGCTGGGCGCGTGGTCGGGCTGACGGTGAACTTGGCGCTGCCACCCTTTTTGAAGCTCGACACATAGCGCGCGATGGTGAACTGACGAAAAGCAGCAAGAAGCTTCGTCTGCTCATCGGCCGAGAGGGTGGTGTAGCGCATGCCGATCGAGTTGTGCAGGACAGTCGACAGGTCGAAAACCCTATCGATGACGGGGGCCATGATCTGCGCCCGCGCCTCGTTGGAGCCGCTAGATGTGGCCTGGATCTGGCCGAGCGCCGCATAAAGATCGTTGATTGGCGCGATGGCTGCCGATGATGGTGCCGCCGTCTGGGCAAGAGCGGGCGTGATCAGCGCAGCAGAGGCGACCGGTGCCGAGAGAAGGGCCAGAACACCGAGGGCCGCGTAACGGGACGCAGCTCCTTTGCGGCGCCCGGCGGAGGCGGCTTTGATCGTTATGCTGGAAAGCTGTGTCATGCTGCGTCCTCAAAATCTTTCCCGTACGACGGGCCCGTTCGGCGGGATCGACATATATCTGGATCCGTAGTCGGAAAACTGGGATGGCTCATATCAATTACAAGTCATCAGATGCCTGACCACGTGGGCATATGTCCGACATAATGTCGAAAAGTGCAATCTTCTCACTCTTCTCCAGTAACGATGGGTGGGAATGAGCGCATCGTTTGGTGTTGTGCAACTTGTTTCAGCTTAAAATTTGGTTAGTCATTACGCTTCGATGTCGCCAAAATGACACAGCCTGTGCAATGAAACGTCGCAGATGTTGAGATGCGACCACGGGACGGTGTATAGCCCACGTTTTACCATCCCGTTCGTCTCGTTTCGGGTCTTGTATCGGGTCTGGCACGCCTGTCATTATCCCGGTGTCTTTTTCTCGGATCCACAAGAACCGGCGGGTCTCAACGCCAACGGGTCTCAACGTATGACGTCTGAGTGGCAGGGTCATGGCGCTTTTTCGCGCTGCCAGAGCCTGTCACCTGGTGTAGGAGCATAGAGTTACATGGCCGTTCCATTGATGCAGGCCGTCCGTGTCGGGCGCTATGTGGTCAAGCAGCATCTTCTGGGTCGCAAGCGCTATCCGCTCGTTCTGATGCTCGAACCCCTGTTTCGCTGCAATCTCGCCTGTGCGGGCTGCGGCAAGATCGATTATCCGGCCCAGATTCTGAACCAGCGCCTCAGCCTGCAGGAATGTCTGGATGCCGACGCCGAAGCCGACGCCCCCGTCATCGCCATCGCTGGCGGTGAGCCTCTCCTGCACAAGGAGATGCCCGAGATCGTCAAGGGTCTGACGGCGCGCAAGAAATACGTCTATCTCTGCACGAACGGCCTTCTGCTCGAGAAGAAGCTCGATGATTACGAGCCGAACCCGTTCTTCTCGTGGGATATCCATCTCGATGGCGACAAGGCGATGCACGACTCGTCCGTCTGTCAGGAAGGCGTGTATGAGCGCGCGGTCGCAGCCATCCGCAAGGCGAAAGAGCGCGGCTTCCGCGTTTCGATCAACTGCACGCTGTTTGACGGTGCTCAGCCCGAGCGCGTGGCACGGTTCTTCGATGAGGTCATGGCGCTCGGCGTTGATGGCGTCATGACTGCACCGGGCTATGCCTATGAGCGTGCGCCCGATCAGGAACACTTCCTGAACCGCCAGAAGACCAAGCAGCTCTTCCGTGACATCTTCCGTCTGGGCAAGGGCAAGAAGTGGCGCTTCACGCAGTCGCCGCTCTTCCTGAACTTCCTGGCTGGCAACGAGAACTATCACTGCACGCCCTGGGGCAAGCCCCTGCGTACCGTGTTTGGCTGGCAGCGTCCCTGCTATCTGCTGGGCGAAGGCTATGCCAAGACGTTCAAGGAACTGATGGACGATACGGCTTGGGAACAGTACGGCACCGGCGCTTATGAAAAATGCGCCGATTGCATGGTCCATTCAGGCTACGAATCCACAGCCGTCATGGATGCAGTCAAGCGCCCCTGGCACATCGCCAAGGTCGCGCTGTTCGGCCCTGAGACCGAAAAGCCGATGGTCCCCGAGATCTCGCTCGAGAACCAGCGCCCGGCGGAATACAAGTACGAGGCTCAGGTGGCCGAGCAGGTAACTCTGCTCGAATCCCGCAAGCCGGCCCGTGGCCCGCGCGTGCGCGTCCACAAGGCCGAGGAAAAGCCGGTCGAGGTTGCTGACGCCGCTGACTAACGGGCGTTGCGTCCGGACCGGTCTCTACAGGGCAGGGCAACCATGCCCTGCATACTGGTCAAGACAGGCATGAGCGCCTTATCCTAAGAGGGCGGACATACGCTATGTATGTCCGCCTTTTCTTTTTTCTGAACGAAGGGCCCCATGCTCACCCCCATTCTGGTCATCTGTCTTCTCATTGCCCTGAACAGCATTTTCGCCATGGGTGAAATGGCGCTGATCTCGGCCAAGCGGCCGCGGCTTGCGGCGCTGGTCAAGCGTGGGGTGCGTGGCGCAGAGCGGGCGTTGCGTCTGGCTGATGAGCCGCATGCCTTCCTGCCCACCGTGCAGATCGGCATGACGCTCGTCTCGATTCTCGAAGGTGCCTTCGGCGGCAGCCAGATTGAAGAGGATCTGGCCCTGCTGATACGACGCAGCGACATGCTGCGGCCCTTCGCCAATGAATTGTCGATTGGCATTGTGGTGATGGCCATTACCTTCGCCATGCTGGTGTTCGGCGAACTGGTGCCCAAGCAACTGGCGCTTCAGCAGCCCGAAAAAATGGCGGCACGGCTTTCCTTCATCCTTTCTGCCTTACTCACCATTTCGCGTCCGATTGTGGCCCTGCTGAGCGGCACATCGAATCTCGTGCTGCGCGTATTCGGGGTGGGCGGCCTGACCCGTGCCGCCATTACCGAGGAGGAATTGCGCGCCATTCTGGCAGAAGGTGCCCAGGCCGGAGTGCTGGAGACCGAAGAGCGCATCATGATCGAGCGCCTGCTTCGTCTGGCTGATCGTCCTGTGCGTGCCATCATGACCCCGCGTAACGAGTTGTTCTGGGTCGACCGGCACGCAAGCCGCGATGCACTGATCGTGAAGCTACGCCAGTCCACCTACACACGTATTCTCGTCTGCGAGGGCGATGTGGATCATCCTGTGGGTGTGGTGCTGGCCAAGGACCTGATGGATCGTCTGCTTCAGGGGCTGCCGATTTCCATTGAAGCGGCCCTGCGCCAGCCCATCGTTGTACCCGATAGCCTGACGGCACAGGACATGATCGAGCGGATGCGCGGCGAGCGTCTCGGCATTGCCTTCGTGCTGGATGAATACGGCTCATTCGAGGGCATCGTGACACCGTCTGATATCTTCGAAGCGATCGTAGGCGATGAAAGCGCGGAGAAGAACAAGACCGAGCGCGAGAATCCGCAGCAGCGCGACGAATATGTGCTCGATGGTTTCATGCCTGCCGATGAGGTACGCTCGGTGCTGGATCTGCCCGATCTGCCGGCTGCAGGCAGCTATCATACGCTGGCCGGGGCCATACTCGCTCTGCTGCGTCGCGTTCCCGCCAAGGGCGACAAGGTGGTTTTTGCGGGCTGGCTGTTCGAGGTGGTTGAAATGGAGCAGCGCCGGGTGACCAAGGTGCGCGCAAGCCGGCAGGTTCTGGCTGAAAACTGAGGTTCAGTCTAGCGCTCTGGCCTCTGGATGGCGTGAGGGAAGAATGTGACGACAGAGCACGCGACACCGTCCTCTTCCCATTCGGCGAAATCCCTTCCTACGCGCATGGCTGTTGCCCCTTGCAGCCTTTCTGCCTTCTTCCGCCTGAGGCTGCGTTACCTGCTGCATGCGGGCAAGGCGCGTCTCATGCAGCGCTGGCTCGGGCTGCTTGTCATTGTTTTCCTCTCCCCGGCCCTGCCAATCATCGCCCTATTGGTGCGGGCGGCGCATTTCATGGTTTTCCTGTTCGCCACGCCGGGCGTTTTTCCGAAGGCAATCGGCCTGCATCTCGGGGCAATGGCTTTTGCGCAGATCAGCGCCCTGCTCTGGGTGGAGGGGCTGCGGCCGATCCTGCGTGGCGGACCCTTTCGAGGCTATCTGGACAGCCTGCCCATCACACTGAGCGAGCGTCTAGCGATTGCCGCAGGGCTTGCCTTCCTGCTCGATCTTCCCCTGCTGCTGCCCCTGCCGGTCGGCCTTGTGCTGATCGGTCTGAAGGCCCCGATGGTTGTTCTACTCTATATAATGAGAGGCCTGGTTTTTACGGGGCTGACCATCATGGTGCAGGCCGCTCGTATCGAAGCTGCGCCAGTTCTGGTGCT
The sequence above is drawn from the Asaia bogorensis NBRC 16594 genome and encodes:
- the hpnI gene encoding bacteriohopanetetrol glucosamine biosynthesis glycosyltransferase HpnI; the encoded protein is MTHALNWAGALTVLGYASACLALAGCAQSVIGAGLLAAFRRNERNILQQTPVDSSAQAPVTVLKPLHGDEPLLEEALRSFCEQDYAQYQIVFGVQRGDDPAIAIVRRLQQDYPDLDLDLVIDGTTHGANRKIANLINMFPAARHDILVVSDSDIHVQRSYLRDVVQTLSAPKIGLVTTLYAGLAATRSVVRQFAASQINHNFMPGVMMSRLLGRQDCLGATMAFTRATLDRIGGLQALADHVADDAVLGQLVRAHGQKIALAPCLTWTTVAEASARDMIDHELRWGRTVKNVEPVGYGLSAIQLPLFWASVTLACFQATVWAEMFFLAVWMIRSATAFFIDRLVGQSSPAVYALFPLREWLSASIMVGSARGQKVEWRGQTLHIRRTVPVTPPVQPVEPGD
- a CDS encoding ABC transporter substrate-binding protein, whose amino-acid sequence is MTQLSSITIKAASAGRRKGAASRYAALGVLALLSAPVASAALITPALAQTAAPSSAAIAPINDLYAALGQIQATSSGSNEARAQIMAPVIDRVFDLSTVLHNSIGMRYTTLSADEQTKLLAAFRQFTIARYVSSFKKGGSAKFTVSPTTRPAPSGGSTLVNTTIGDGSDTATAINYVMMPSGGGYRIVDILLNGHISQVAAQRADFSSTLARGGADALVTLLNRKTAKFMNN
- the hpnH gene encoding adenosyl-hopene transferase HpnH, coding for MAVPLMQAVRVGRYVVKQHLLGRKRYPLVLMLEPLFRCNLACAGCGKIDYPAQILNQRLSLQECLDADAEADAPVIAIAGGEPLLHKEMPEIVKGLTARKKYVYLCTNGLLLEKKLDDYEPNPFFSWDIHLDGDKAMHDSSVCQEGVYERAVAAIRKAKERGFRVSINCTLFDGAQPERVARFFDEVMALGVDGVMTAPGYAYERAPDQEHFLNRQKTKQLFRDIFRLGKGKKWRFTQSPLFLNFLAGNENYHCTPWGKPLRTVFGWQRPCYLLGEGYAKTFKELMDDTAWEQYGTGAYEKCADCMVHSGYESTAVMDAVKRPWHIAKVALFGPETEKPMVPEISLENQRPAEYKYEAQVAEQVTLLESRKPARGPRVRVHKAEEKPVEVADAAD
- a CDS encoding hemolysin family protein yields the protein MLTPILVICLLIALNSIFAMGEMALISAKRPRLAALVKRGVRGAERALRLADEPHAFLPTVQIGMTLVSILEGAFGGSQIEEDLALLIRRSDMLRPFANELSIGIVVMAITFAMLVFGELVPKQLALQQPEKMAARLSFILSALLTISRPIVALLSGTSNLVLRVFGVGGLTRAAITEEELRAILAEGAQAGVLETEERIMIERLLRLADRPVRAIMTPRNELFWVDRHASRDALIVKLRQSTYTRILVCEGDVDHPVGVVLAKDLMDRLLQGLPISIEAALRQPIVVPDSLTAQDMIERMRGERLGIAFVLDEYGSFEGIVTPSDIFEAIVGDESAEKNKTERENPQQRDEYVLDGFMPADEVRSVLDLPDLPAAGSYHTLAGAILALLRRVPAKGDKVVFAGWLFEVVEMEQRRVTKVRASRQVLAEN